A portion of the Streptomyces sp. YPW6 genome contains these proteins:
- a CDS encoding AIPR family protein: protein MNATPQQPDVPTQVRQTERAFDEEYADLIDMSDFGNRPPEQTASAFRSRALSAHAVRIMTGWAAEQAADCVIDGGQDQGIDAIAIDEAAAHIYLVQAKWSPNGTAKANEVAVQKLFAGLTLIDSGESAQFNPRGQILAKRAHELIGEKATRITQVIVLMGTEPPAPGVLRAIKNGESEFNSHGDYVDHTFLHAPEVHALVREDQRSEPVTLEMTLRPWFSVTSPYLSYEGIVQAEEIATWAEHGNELFARNIRNPLGLTPINKELVDTLTEEPSHFWYFNNGITVLCDSVDAVPVSQKFPERHPVRLTAHGASVVNGAQTVRSVIDAAQQAEDAELAQVTVRFIVTGGDADFANRTTQATNRQNHITERDRIALDPVQAELMAEFRAELGLVYSVRRSELEPQDNEGCSVVEATCALACAHTGSRFAARLVAAGSTDVLWERGGSGIYDPLFRSVPGVYEIWNAVKVLRAVRTALRTEREQYAGRAAAVVDDGAFLITHLVFRRLLAQDAGMGEPDQSLTWAAEAVAQVSDLVKRVVPVLVQVLDDEVGARTSIQRVCADPGQAAELGTAVLAALEGGGIGEAAAKYRRQESKPRKRRRPNAVHVIVDSGALDEGAPLHLALYLQPEKEALAEWLAANPRRALGKWTRTNRTRPIVWAADGLSYSPSGLIARMWELAGWEGRPVSNQGTARWATQEGETLAVLARRLLDSMEEEKGGE, encoded by the coding sequence ATGAACGCCACTCCCCAGCAACCCGATGTTCCCACCCAGGTCCGCCAGACCGAGCGCGCCTTCGACGAAGAGTACGCCGACCTCATCGACATGAGCGACTTCGGCAACCGGCCGCCGGAGCAGACCGCGTCCGCCTTCCGCTCTCGTGCGCTGTCGGCGCACGCCGTGCGGATCATGACCGGATGGGCGGCTGAGCAGGCGGCCGACTGTGTCATTGACGGCGGCCAGGACCAGGGGATCGACGCCATTGCCATCGATGAGGCAGCGGCACACATCTACCTCGTACAGGCCAAGTGGAGTCCGAACGGGACGGCAAAGGCGAACGAGGTCGCGGTGCAGAAGCTCTTCGCGGGGCTGACCCTGATCGACTCGGGAGAGTCCGCCCAGTTCAACCCGCGCGGCCAGATACTTGCCAAGCGGGCGCACGAACTCATCGGTGAGAAGGCGACCCGGATCACGCAGGTGATCGTCCTCATGGGCACCGAGCCGCCCGCGCCGGGCGTTTTGCGGGCCATCAAGAACGGTGAGAGCGAGTTCAACTCCCACGGCGACTACGTCGATCACACGTTCCTGCACGCCCCGGAGGTTCATGCTCTGGTACGTGAGGACCAACGAAGCGAACCCGTCACCCTGGAAATGACGCTGCGCCCCTGGTTCAGTGTGACCTCGCCCTACCTCTCGTACGAGGGGATCGTGCAGGCGGAGGAGATCGCGACCTGGGCCGAGCACGGCAACGAGCTGTTCGCCCGCAACATCCGCAATCCGCTGGGTCTTACCCCCATCAACAAGGAACTGGTGGACACTCTTACCGAGGAACCGTCCCACTTCTGGTACTTCAACAACGGCATCACGGTTCTGTGTGACTCCGTGGACGCCGTACCCGTGTCCCAGAAGTTCCCTGAACGTCACCCGGTCCGCCTGACGGCCCACGGTGCCAGTGTGGTGAATGGTGCCCAGACCGTGCGCTCGGTCATTGACGCGGCCCAGCAGGCTGAGGACGCCGAACTCGCCCAGGTCACCGTCCGTTTCATCGTCACCGGCGGCGACGCCGACTTCGCCAACCGGACCACCCAGGCCACCAACCGGCAGAACCACATCACTGAACGGGACCGCATCGCCCTCGACCCCGTCCAGGCGGAGCTCATGGCCGAGTTCCGGGCAGAACTCGGCCTCGTCTACAGCGTGCGCCGTAGCGAACTCGAACCGCAGGACAACGAGGGCTGCTCCGTCGTGGAGGCCACGTGTGCGCTGGCCTGCGCCCACACCGGCAGCCGGTTCGCGGCGCGGCTTGTGGCGGCCGGTTCCACCGATGTGCTGTGGGAGCGGGGCGGCAGCGGTATCTACGACCCCCTCTTCCGCTCCGTGCCCGGCGTGTACGAGATCTGGAACGCGGTGAAGGTCCTGCGGGCGGTGCGAACGGCTCTCCGCACGGAGCGCGAGCAGTACGCCGGGCGTGCGGCAGCAGTGGTCGACGACGGTGCTTTCCTCATCACCCACCTGGTGTTCCGGCGGCTGCTCGCTCAGGACGCCGGTATGGGGGAGCCGGACCAGTCTCTGACCTGGGCCGCTGAGGCGGTGGCGCAGGTCTCTGATCTCGTTAAGCGCGTGGTACCCGTACTCGTACAGGTTCTGGACGACGAGGTAGGAGCCCGGACGAGTATCCAGCGCGTGTGCGCCGACCCTGGGCAGGCCGCTGAGCTCGGCACCGCGGTTCTGGCAGCTCTTGAAGGGGGCGGGATCGGAGAAGCTGCTGCGAAGTACCGGCGGCAGGAAAGCAAGCCGCGCAAGCGACGTAGGCCCAACGCCGTGCACGTAATCGTCGACAGTGGCGCTCTGGACGAAGGCGCCCCCCTTCACCTGGCCCTGTACCTTCAGCCGGAGAAGGAAGCGCTGGCCGAATGGCTGGCTGCCAATCCGCGTCGGGCGTTGGGGAAGTGGACCCGGACCAATCGGACGCGCCCGATCGTCTGGGCCGCCGACGGGCTTTCGTACTCGCCCAGTGGACTCATCGCACGTATGTGGGAGCTGGCGGGCTGGGAAGGGCGCCCAGTCTCGAACCAGGGCACTGCCCGTTGGGCGACCCAGGAGGGGGAAACGCTCGCTGTCCTCGCCCGGCGGCTCCTTGACAGCATGGAGGAGGAGAAGGGCGGAGAGTGA
- a CDS encoding N-6 DNA methylase, translated as MAAQRDGVGARGPETYWTAKRIFERWQRFYELKTSAKALTRLEFTEHIAYLLFLKLDHEHTQRSGMFASRPIAPAESWPNLVLASGEGLHATLTRLMAELGRPNPEDPRRAIASVLFQESRPWPVDRMAELGRLIIEEFDPYRWADVKRDELGAAFSLLIGDCRDDIRAKRETGQFLTPPYLLKVIVEALALTPEDRVIDAAVGVGTSLIAAHRQMAAHGDRVDASAIAGADIDVQMCRLATMNVLLNTGRQFHDVPPVLRADSLRVKDRLVRRHERDVVATVAICNPPFKSVETNTEQRDDFWAQNATLPANFLQHLAITLPRGARAAVFVSDGVLFQRGAAATIRRELLKNCTVHTLLRLPTGMFHDTNSKSNVLFFTKSVRPPTGEPNTDELWVYDARDIHHTDTENPLSEDDFADFLEAFRPGKERFTGRAESSRFKRYDRDAVQKILDSPGASLDLRANLADAPDDSGDPRDIARSIIDHLGDAQRSFEAVLDSFG; from the coding sequence TGGCAGCGCAGCGCGATGGAGTCGGGGCGAGAGGGCCAGAGACGTACTGGACGGCGAAGAGGATCTTCGAGCGCTGGCAGCGTTTCTACGAACTCAAGACCAGCGCCAAGGCGCTGACCCGGCTAGAATTCACCGAGCACATCGCCTACCTGCTATTCCTTAAGCTCGACCACGAACACACCCAGCGGTCCGGGATGTTCGCAAGCCGGCCGATTGCCCCGGCGGAGAGCTGGCCGAACCTCGTTCTCGCTAGTGGGGAGGGTCTGCACGCCACGCTGACCCGGCTGATGGCCGAGCTCGGCAGGCCGAATCCGGAGGACCCGCGCCGGGCCATCGCCAGTGTTCTGTTCCAGGAGTCCCGCCCTTGGCCCGTGGACCGGATGGCAGAACTCGGACGGTTGATCATCGAGGAGTTCGATCCGTATCGCTGGGCGGATGTGAAGCGGGATGAACTCGGCGCGGCCTTCTCCCTGCTGATCGGCGACTGCCGCGACGACATCCGGGCCAAGCGGGAGACGGGCCAGTTCCTCACCCCTCCGTACCTACTGAAGGTCATAGTCGAGGCGCTTGCCCTCACTCCTGAGGACCGCGTGATCGATGCGGCCGTCGGGGTGGGCACCAGTCTGATCGCCGCGCACCGCCAGATGGCGGCGCACGGGGACCGCGTCGACGCTTCCGCCATAGCCGGTGCCGACATCGACGTACAGATGTGCCGCCTGGCGACGATGAACGTGCTGCTGAACACCGGGCGCCAGTTCCACGACGTCCCCCCGGTCCTGCGCGCGGACTCGCTCAGGGTGAAGGACCGACTGGTGCGTCGGCACGAACGGGACGTGGTCGCGACGGTCGCCATCTGCAACCCGCCGTTCAAAAGCGTGGAGACGAACACGGAGCAGCGGGACGACTTCTGGGCGCAGAACGCCACACTTCCGGCCAACTTCCTCCAGCACCTGGCCATCACTTTGCCCCGAGGTGCCAGGGCGGCCGTCTTTGTCTCCGATGGTGTGCTCTTCCAGCGCGGTGCCGCGGCAACCATCCGCAGGGAGCTGCTGAAGAACTGCACCGTGCACACACTGCTGCGCCTGCCCACCGGCATGTTCCACGACACCAACTCGAAGTCGAACGTCCTCTTCTTCACCAAGTCGGTGAGGCCTCCGACCGGCGAGCCGAACACCGACGAGCTCTGGGTGTACGACGCTCGCGACATTCACCACACGGACACCGAGAACCCTCTTTCCGAGGACGACTTCGCGGACTTCCTGGAGGCGTTCCGTCCTGGGAAGGAACGGTTCACCGGGCGTGCCGAATCGTCGCGCTTCAAGCGCTACGACCGCGACGCCGTACAGAAGATCCTGGACAGTCCCGGCGCCAGCCTCGACCTGCGGGCCAACCTCGCCGACGCACCGGACGACTCCGGCGATCCACGCGACATCGCGCGCTCGATCATCGACCACCTCGGCGACGCGCAGCGGAGCTTCGAAGCGGTCCTGGACTCTTTCGGCTGA